From Pogoniulus pusillus isolate bPogPus1 chromosome 16, bPogPus1.pri, whole genome shotgun sequence, a single genomic window includes:
- the TWF2 gene encoding twinfilin-2 isoform X5, whose amino-acid sequence MTHQTGIHATTELRDFFAKARNGSVRLIKVVIEDEQLVLGAHKELSRRWDADYDAFVLPLLDEQQPCYVLYRLDSQNAQGYEWLFISWSPDSSPVRLKMLYAATRATVKKEFGGGHIKDEMFGTVKEDVSLSGYQKHVSSCSAPAPLTAAEQELQQIRITEVKTEISVESKHQTLQGLAFPLQLDAQQAIQALKQKKINYIQLKLDLERETIDLVHTSPTEIADLPKRIPQDSARYHFFLYKHSHEGDYLESVVFIYSMPGYKCSIKERMLYSSCKSRLLDTVEQEFCLEIAKKIEIDDGAELTAEFLYEEVHPKQHAFKQAFAKPKGPVGKRGQKRLIKGPGENGEDS is encoded by the exons CCACCACAGAGTTAAGGGACTTCTTTGCCAAAGCCCGCAACGGTTCCGTCCGGCTCATCAAGGTCGTCATTGAGGATG AACAGCTCGTGCTGGGAGCCCACAAAGAGCTGTCCCGACGCTGGGATGCTGACTACGATGCCTTTGTGCTGCCCTTGCTGgatgagcagcagccctgctatgTGCTGTACCGCCTGGACAGCCAGAACGCCCAGGGCTACGAGTGGCTCTTCATCTCCTGGTCCCCAGACAGCTCCCCG GTCCGGCTGAAGATGCTGTATGCTGCAACCAGAGCAACAGTGAAAAAGGAGTTTGGTGGGGGACACATAAAGGATGAGATGTTCGGAACAGTGAAG gaggaTGTGTCTCTGAGTGGTTACCAAAAGCAtgtgtcctcctgctctgccccagccccgctGACTGCAGCTGAACAGGAACTCCAGCAGATCCGCATCACTGAG GTGAAGACAGAGATCAGCGTGGAGAGCAAGCACCAGACTCTGCAGGGCCTGgccttccctctgcagctggatgCTCAGCAAGCCATCCAGGCACTCAAGCAGAAGAAAATCAACTACATCCAGTTG AAGCTGGATCTGGAGCGGGAGACCATTGACCTGGTGCACACAAGCCCCACGGAGATCGCTGACCTGCCCAAGAGGATCCCCCAGGACTCAGCTCGTTACCATTTCTTCCTGTACAAGCACTCACACGAGGGAGACTACCTGGAGTCTGTCG TCTTTATCTACTCCATGCCTGGGTACAAATGCAGCATCAAGGAGCGCATGCTCTACTCCAGCTGCAAGAGCCGGTTGCTGGACACTGTGGAGCAGGAATTCTGCCTGGAGATAGCCAAGAAG aTTGAGATTGATGATGGAGCCGAGCTGACAGCAGAGTTCCTCTACGAGGAGGTGCACCCCAAGCAGCATGCCTTCAAGCAGGCCTTCGCCAAGCCCAAGGGCCCCGTGGGAAAGCGGGGACAGAAGAGGCTGATCAAGGGGCCGGGCGAGAACGGCGAGGACAGTTAG
- the ALAS1 gene encoding 5-aminolevulinate synthase, non-specific, mitochondrial, whose translation MEAVVRRCPFLARVSQAFLQKAGPSLLLYAQHCPRMMEASPPAAARALATSAARGQQAEEETPTTRPEAKNAKEVSKQNTDGTQLPTGHPPAGSSHGSASKCPFLAAQMNHKNSNVFCKASLELQEDVQEMQADRKGTEFAKIPTTSTVRATELEGEERSDLLKKFKDIVLKQRPESVSHLLQDNLPKSVSTFQYDQFFEKKIDEKKKDHTYRVFKTVNRKAQIFPMADDYTDSLITKKEVSVWCSNDYLGMSRHPRVCGAVMDTLKQHGAGAGGTRNISGTSKFHVDLEKELADLHGKDAALLFSSCFVANDSTLFTLAKMLPGCEIYSDSGNHASMIQGIRNSRVPKHIFRHNDVNHLRELLKKSDPSTPKIVAFETVHSMDGAVCPLEELCDVAHEHGAITFVDEVHAVGLYGARGGGIGDRDGVMHKMDIISGTLGKAFGCVGGYISSTSSLIDTVRSYAAGFIFTTSLPPMLLAGALESVRTLKSAEGQVLRRQHQRNVKLMRQMLMDAGLPVVHCPSHIIPIRVADAAKNTEICDKLMSQHSIYVQAINYPTVPRGEELLRIAPTPHHTPQMMSYFLEKLLATWKDVGLELKPHSSAECNFCRRPLHFEVMSERERSYFSGMSKLVSVSA comes from the exons ATGGAGGCGGTGGTGCGGCGCTGCCCGTTCCTGGCCCGTGTCTCGCAGGCTTTCCTGCAGAAGGCCgggccctccctgctcctctacGCCCAGCACTGCCCCCGCATGATGGAGGCATCGCCCCCAGCCGCCGCCCGCGCCCTGGCCACGTCCGCAGCCCGCGGGCAGCAGGCGGAGGAAGAGACCCCCACGACCCGGCCGG AGGCAAAAAATGCCAAAGAGGTGTCCAAACAGAATACAGATGGAACCCAGCTACCTACTGGCCATCCACCTGCTGGAAGTAGCCATGGCTCTGCTTCCAAATGCCCATTCCTGGCAGCTCAGATGAATCACAAGAACAGTAATGTCTTCTGCAAAGCTAGCCTAGAGCTCCAGGAGGATGTGCAGGAAATGCAAGCAGACAGGAAAG GTACAGAATTTGCCAAAATACCAACTACTTCCACGGTGAGGGCCACTGAGttggagggagaagagaggagtgaCTTGCTTAAGAAGTTTAAGGATATTGTGCTGAAGCAGAGACCAGAAAGTGTCTCTCATCTGCTTCAGGATAACTTGCCAAAAT CTGTATCCACCTTCCAGTATGATCAGTTCTTTGAGAAGAAGATTGATGAAAAGAAGAAGGATCACACCTACAGAGTGTTCAAAACAGTGAACCGGAAGGCACAGATCTTCCCCATGGCAGATGACTacactgattctctgatcaccAAGAAAGAGGTGTCTGTCTGGTGCAGCAATGATTACCTGGGGATGAGCCGTCACCCTCGTGTCTGTGGAGCAGTTAT GGATACACTGAAACAAcatggtgctggagcaggaggcacaAGAAATATTTCAGGGACAAGTAAATTTCATGTTGACTTGGAAAAAGAGCTAGCTGATCTCCATGGAAAAGATGCAGCACTGTTGTTCTCATCATGCTTTGTAGCCAACGACTCCACTCTCTTCACTCTAGCTAAGATGCTGCCAG GCTGTGAGATCTACTCTGATTCTGGAAACCATGCCTCCATGATCCAGGGGATCCGTAACAGCAGGGTGCCAAAGCACATATTTCGGCATAATGATGTCAACCACCTTCGAGAACTCCTGAAGAAATCTGATCCATCTACCCCTAAAATTGTTGCATTTGAAACTGTCCACTCAATGGATG GTGCAGTCTGTCCTCTGGAAGAGCTGTGTGATGTGGCCCACGAGCATGGGGCAATCACTTTTGTGGATGAAGTACATGCTGTAGGGCTGTACGGAGCTCGAGGTGGTGGTATAGGAGACCGGGATGGAGTCATGCACAAGATGGACATCATCTCTGGAACGCTTG GCAAAGCATTTGGTTGTGTAGGAGGATACATCTCCAGTACAAGCTCTCTGATAGACACTGTCCGTTCCTATGCTGCTGGCTTCATTTTCACCACATCCCTGCCACCTATGCTCCTGGCTGGTGCCCTGGAATCTGTCAGAACCCTGAAGAGTGCAGAGGGACAAGTTCTGAGGCGCCAGCACCAACGTAATGTGAAACTCATGAGACAGATGCTGATGGATGCAGGGCTTCCTGTAGTGCACTGCCCTAGTCACATCATTCCAATAAGG GTTGCAGATGCTGCTAAAAATACTGAGATCTGTGACAAACTGATGAGCCAACACAGCATCTATGTCCAAGCAATCAACTACCCCACAGTTCCCCGTGGAGAAGAACTGCTACGTATTGCCCCTACGCCTCACCACACCCCGCAGATGATGAGTTATTTTCTTG AAAAACTGCTGGCTACATGGAAGGATGTTGGTCTGGAGCTAAAACCACATTCGTCAGCTGAATGTAACTTCTGTAGAAGACCTCTACATTTTGAAGTGATGAGTGAACGGGAAAGATCCTACTTCAGTGGCATGAGCAAACTAGTATCTGTCAGTGCATGA
- the TWF2 gene encoding twinfilin-2 isoform X4, with the protein MTHQTGIHATTELRDFFAKARNGSVRLIKVVIEDEQLVLGAHKELSRRWDADYDAFVLPLLDEQQPCYVLYRLDSQNAQGYEWLFISWSPDSSPVRLKMLYAATRATVKKEFGGGHIKDEMFGTVKEDVSLSGYQKHVSSCSAPAPLTAAEQELQQIRITEDSCSQDSSTEMVKTEISVESKHQTLQGLAFPLQLDAQQAIQALKQKKINYIQLKLDLERETIDLVHTSPTEIADLPKRIPQDSARYHFFLYKHSHEGDYLESVVFIYSMPGYKCSIKERMLYSSCKSRLLDTVEQEFCLEIAKKIEIDDGAELTAEFLYEEVHPKQHAFKQAFAKPKGPVGKRGQKRLIKGPGENGEDS; encoded by the exons CCACCACAGAGTTAAGGGACTTCTTTGCCAAAGCCCGCAACGGTTCCGTCCGGCTCATCAAGGTCGTCATTGAGGATG AACAGCTCGTGCTGGGAGCCCACAAAGAGCTGTCCCGACGCTGGGATGCTGACTACGATGCCTTTGTGCTGCCCTTGCTGgatgagcagcagccctgctatgTGCTGTACCGCCTGGACAGCCAGAACGCCCAGGGCTACGAGTGGCTCTTCATCTCCTGGTCCCCAGACAGCTCCCCG GTCCGGCTGAAGATGCTGTATGCTGCAACCAGAGCAACAGTGAAAAAGGAGTTTGGTGGGGGACACATAAAGGATGAGATGTTCGGAACAGTGAAG gaggaTGTGTCTCTGAGTGGTTACCAAAAGCAtgtgtcctcctgctctgccccagccccgctGACTGCAGCTGAACAGGAACTCCAGCAGATCCGCATCACTGAG GACTCCTGTTCCCAGGACTCGAGCACCGAGATG GTGAAGACAGAGATCAGCGTGGAGAGCAAGCACCAGACTCTGCAGGGCCTGgccttccctctgcagctggatgCTCAGCAAGCCATCCAGGCACTCAAGCAGAAGAAAATCAACTACATCCAGTTG AAGCTGGATCTGGAGCGGGAGACCATTGACCTGGTGCACACAAGCCCCACGGAGATCGCTGACCTGCCCAAGAGGATCCCCCAGGACTCAGCTCGTTACCATTTCTTCCTGTACAAGCACTCACACGAGGGAGACTACCTGGAGTCTGTCG TCTTTATCTACTCCATGCCTGGGTACAAATGCAGCATCAAGGAGCGCATGCTCTACTCCAGCTGCAAGAGCCGGTTGCTGGACACTGTGGAGCAGGAATTCTGCCTGGAGATAGCCAAGAAG aTTGAGATTGATGATGGAGCCGAGCTGACAGCAGAGTTCCTCTACGAGGAGGTGCACCCCAAGCAGCATGCCTTCAAGCAGGCCTTCGCCAAGCCCAAGGGCCCCGTGGGAAAGCGGGGACAGAAGAGGCTGATCAAGGGGCCGGGCGAGAACGGCGAGGACAGTTAG
- the TWF2 gene encoding twinfilin-2 isoform X2, with the protein MTHQTGIHATTELRDFFAKARNGSVRLIKVVIEDEQLVLGAHKELSRRWDADYDAFVLPLLDEQQPCYVLYRLDSQNAQGYEWLFISWSPDSSPVRLKMLYAATRATVKKEFGGGHIKDEMFGTVKEDVSLSGYQKHVSSCSAPAPLTAAEQELQQIRITEDSCSQDSSTEMMVGGCCCCPSLVEAPGPEEVKTEISVESKHQTLQGLAFPLQLDAQQAIQALKQKKINYIQLKLDLERETIDLVHTSPTEIADLPKRIPQDSARYHFFLYKHSHEGDYLESVVFIYSMPGYKCSIKERMLYSSCKSRLLDTVEQEFCLEIAKKIEIDDGAELTAEFLYEEVHPKQHAFKQAFAKPKGPVGKRGQKRLIKGPGENGEDS; encoded by the exons CCACCACAGAGTTAAGGGACTTCTTTGCCAAAGCCCGCAACGGTTCCGTCCGGCTCATCAAGGTCGTCATTGAGGATG AACAGCTCGTGCTGGGAGCCCACAAAGAGCTGTCCCGACGCTGGGATGCTGACTACGATGCCTTTGTGCTGCCCTTGCTGgatgagcagcagccctgctatgTGCTGTACCGCCTGGACAGCCAGAACGCCCAGGGCTACGAGTGGCTCTTCATCTCCTGGTCCCCAGACAGCTCCCCG GTCCGGCTGAAGATGCTGTATGCTGCAACCAGAGCAACAGTGAAAAAGGAGTTTGGTGGGGGACACATAAAGGATGAGATGTTCGGAACAGTGAAG gaggaTGTGTCTCTGAGTGGTTACCAAAAGCAtgtgtcctcctgctctgccccagccccgctGACTGCAGCTGAACAGGAACTCCAGCAGATCCGCATCACTGAG GACTCCTGTTCCCAGGACTCGAGCACCGAGATG ATGGTGGGgggctgttgctgctgcccaTCGCTGGTAGAGGCCCCGGGCCCCGAGGAG GTGAAGACAGAGATCAGCGTGGAGAGCAAGCACCAGACTCTGCAGGGCCTGgccttccctctgcagctggatgCTCAGCAAGCCATCCAGGCACTCAAGCAGAAGAAAATCAACTACATCCAGTTG AAGCTGGATCTGGAGCGGGAGACCATTGACCTGGTGCACACAAGCCCCACGGAGATCGCTGACCTGCCCAAGAGGATCCCCCAGGACTCAGCTCGTTACCATTTCTTCCTGTACAAGCACTCACACGAGGGAGACTACCTGGAGTCTGTCG TCTTTATCTACTCCATGCCTGGGTACAAATGCAGCATCAAGGAGCGCATGCTCTACTCCAGCTGCAAGAGCCGGTTGCTGGACACTGTGGAGCAGGAATTCTGCCTGGAGATAGCCAAGAAG aTTGAGATTGATGATGGAGCCGAGCTGACAGCAGAGTTCCTCTACGAGGAGGTGCACCCCAAGCAGCATGCCTTCAAGCAGGCCTTCGCCAAGCCCAAGGGCCCCGTGGGAAAGCGGGGACAGAAGAGGCTGATCAAGGGGCCGGGCGAGAACGGCGAGGACAGTTAG
- the TWF2 gene encoding twinfilin-2 isoform X3, whose amino-acid sequence MTHQTGIHATTELRDFFAKARNGSVRLIKVVIEDEQLVLGAHKELSRRWDADYDAFVLPLLDEQQPCYVLYRLDSQNAQGYEWLFISWSPDSSPVRLKMLYAATRATVKKEFGGGHIKDEMFGTVKEDVSLSGYQKHVSSCSAPAPLTAAEQELQQIRITEDLPSLASSREMDSCSQDSSTEMVKTEISVESKHQTLQGLAFPLQLDAQQAIQALKQKKINYIQLKLDLERETIDLVHTSPTEIADLPKRIPQDSARYHFFLYKHSHEGDYLESVVFIYSMPGYKCSIKERMLYSSCKSRLLDTVEQEFCLEIAKKIEIDDGAELTAEFLYEEVHPKQHAFKQAFAKPKGPVGKRGQKRLIKGPGENGEDS is encoded by the exons CCACCACAGAGTTAAGGGACTTCTTTGCCAAAGCCCGCAACGGTTCCGTCCGGCTCATCAAGGTCGTCATTGAGGATG AACAGCTCGTGCTGGGAGCCCACAAAGAGCTGTCCCGACGCTGGGATGCTGACTACGATGCCTTTGTGCTGCCCTTGCTGgatgagcagcagccctgctatgTGCTGTACCGCCTGGACAGCCAGAACGCCCAGGGCTACGAGTGGCTCTTCATCTCCTGGTCCCCAGACAGCTCCCCG GTCCGGCTGAAGATGCTGTATGCTGCAACCAGAGCAACAGTGAAAAAGGAGTTTGGTGGGGGACACATAAAGGATGAGATGTTCGGAACAGTGAAG gaggaTGTGTCTCTGAGTGGTTACCAAAAGCAtgtgtcctcctgctctgccccagccccgctGACTGCAGCTGAACAGGAACTCCAGCAGATCCGCATCACTGAG GACCTGCCTTCCCTGGCCTCCAGCAGAGAGATG GACTCCTGTTCCCAGGACTCGAGCACCGAGATG GTGAAGACAGAGATCAGCGTGGAGAGCAAGCACCAGACTCTGCAGGGCCTGgccttccctctgcagctggatgCTCAGCAAGCCATCCAGGCACTCAAGCAGAAGAAAATCAACTACATCCAGTTG AAGCTGGATCTGGAGCGGGAGACCATTGACCTGGTGCACACAAGCCCCACGGAGATCGCTGACCTGCCCAAGAGGATCCCCCAGGACTCAGCTCGTTACCATTTCTTCCTGTACAAGCACTCACACGAGGGAGACTACCTGGAGTCTGTCG TCTTTATCTACTCCATGCCTGGGTACAAATGCAGCATCAAGGAGCGCATGCTCTACTCCAGCTGCAAGAGCCGGTTGCTGGACACTGTGGAGCAGGAATTCTGCCTGGAGATAGCCAAGAAG aTTGAGATTGATGATGGAGCCGAGCTGACAGCAGAGTTCCTCTACGAGGAGGTGCACCCCAAGCAGCATGCCTTCAAGCAGGCCTTCGCCAAGCCCAAGGGCCCCGTGGGAAAGCGGGGACAGAAGAGGCTGATCAAGGGGCCGGGCGAGAACGGCGAGGACAGTTAG
- the TWF2 gene encoding twinfilin-2 isoform X1, which produces MTHQTGIHATTELRDFFAKARNGSVRLIKVVIEDEQLVLGAHKELSRRWDADYDAFVLPLLDEQQPCYVLYRLDSQNAQGYEWLFISWSPDSSPVRLKMLYAATRATVKKEFGGGHIKDEMFGTVKEDVSLSGYQKHVSSCSAPAPLTAAEQELQQIRITEDLPSLASSREMDSCSQDSSTEMMVGGCCCCPSLVEAPGPEEVKTEISVESKHQTLQGLAFPLQLDAQQAIQALKQKKINYIQLKLDLERETIDLVHTSPTEIADLPKRIPQDSARYHFFLYKHSHEGDYLESVVFIYSMPGYKCSIKERMLYSSCKSRLLDTVEQEFCLEIAKKIEIDDGAELTAEFLYEEVHPKQHAFKQAFAKPKGPVGKRGQKRLIKGPGENGEDS; this is translated from the exons CCACCACAGAGTTAAGGGACTTCTTTGCCAAAGCCCGCAACGGTTCCGTCCGGCTCATCAAGGTCGTCATTGAGGATG AACAGCTCGTGCTGGGAGCCCACAAAGAGCTGTCCCGACGCTGGGATGCTGACTACGATGCCTTTGTGCTGCCCTTGCTGgatgagcagcagccctgctatgTGCTGTACCGCCTGGACAGCCAGAACGCCCAGGGCTACGAGTGGCTCTTCATCTCCTGGTCCCCAGACAGCTCCCCG GTCCGGCTGAAGATGCTGTATGCTGCAACCAGAGCAACAGTGAAAAAGGAGTTTGGTGGGGGACACATAAAGGATGAGATGTTCGGAACAGTGAAG gaggaTGTGTCTCTGAGTGGTTACCAAAAGCAtgtgtcctcctgctctgccccagccccgctGACTGCAGCTGAACAGGAACTCCAGCAGATCCGCATCACTGAG GACCTGCCTTCCCTGGCCTCCAGCAGAGAGATG GACTCCTGTTCCCAGGACTCGAGCACCGAGATG ATGGTGGGgggctgttgctgctgcccaTCGCTGGTAGAGGCCCCGGGCCCCGAGGAG GTGAAGACAGAGATCAGCGTGGAGAGCAAGCACCAGACTCTGCAGGGCCTGgccttccctctgcagctggatgCTCAGCAAGCCATCCAGGCACTCAAGCAGAAGAAAATCAACTACATCCAGTTG AAGCTGGATCTGGAGCGGGAGACCATTGACCTGGTGCACACAAGCCCCACGGAGATCGCTGACCTGCCCAAGAGGATCCCCCAGGACTCAGCTCGTTACCATTTCTTCCTGTACAAGCACTCACACGAGGGAGACTACCTGGAGTCTGTCG TCTTTATCTACTCCATGCCTGGGTACAAATGCAGCATCAAGGAGCGCATGCTCTACTCCAGCTGCAAGAGCCGGTTGCTGGACACTGTGGAGCAGGAATTCTGCCTGGAGATAGCCAAGAAG aTTGAGATTGATGATGGAGCCGAGCTGACAGCAGAGTTCCTCTACGAGGAGGTGCACCCCAAGCAGCATGCCTTCAAGCAGGCCTTCGCCAAGCCCAAGGGCCCCGTGGGAAAGCGGGGACAGAAGAGGCTGATCAAGGGGCCGGGCGAGAACGGCGAGGACAGTTAG